In Stenotrophomonas sp. 610A2, one DNA window encodes the following:
- a CDS encoding LysR family transcriptional regulator produces the protein MANDLNDTLIFVKVVEQGSFTAAARLLGQPKTTVSRKVQELETRLGARLLHRTTRRLGLTEAGTVYYEHCQRIARELDQAESAVSQLQSGPRGWLRFTVPYSIGTCWIAPLLGQFQSEYPEIRVDMHLGNETLDLIAGEVDMALRVGPLPDSNLIARKLGSLRTQVFASPAYIAVHGEPKHPDELQFHRTLAIRKAHHGQTQRFTWTLAENGGEMREFPVTPLIVANDPSALNAALVAGEGLMLSSDVMAKPFVESGMVRQVLPGWTGPDYDFNAVFAGGRLVSPKVRAFIDFLVAKLNFDANYMMLQCPNAKRLADIEQEYQQRSKGHPKLRVVEALSA, from the coding sequence ATGGCCAACGATCTCAACGACACCCTGATCTTCGTAAAAGTGGTCGAACAGGGCAGTTTCACTGCCGCTGCACGCCTGCTTGGCCAGCCCAAGACCACGGTCAGCCGCAAGGTGCAGGAGCTGGAAACCCGCCTGGGCGCGCGCCTGCTGCACCGGACCACGCGTCGACTTGGCCTGACCGAGGCCGGCACGGTCTATTACGAGCACTGCCAACGTATTGCCCGCGAACTGGACCAGGCCGAGAGCGCCGTCAGCCAATTGCAGTCCGGCCCACGCGGCTGGCTGCGTTTCACCGTGCCGTATTCGATCGGTACCTGCTGGATTGCCCCACTGCTGGGTCAGTTCCAAAGTGAATACCCGGAGATCCGGGTCGACATGCACCTGGGCAACGAAACGCTGGACCTGATCGCCGGGGAAGTGGACATGGCGCTGCGCGTCGGTCCCCTGCCCGACTCCAATCTGATCGCACGCAAACTGGGCAGCCTGCGTACCCAGGTGTTTGCCAGCCCGGCCTATATCGCCGTGCATGGCGAGCCCAAGCACCCGGACGAGCTGCAATTCCACCGCACCTTGGCCATACGCAAGGCGCACCACGGGCAGACCCAGCGCTTTACCTGGACCTTGGCCGAGAATGGCGGTGAGATGCGCGAATTTCCTGTCACCCCGCTGATCGTTGCAAACGATCCTTCAGCCCTCAATGCCGCGCTGGTGGCTGGCGAAGGCCTGATGTTGAGCAGCGATGTGATGGCCAAGCCCTTCGTCGAATCCGGCATGGTGCGGCAGGTCCTGCCCGGCTGGACCGGCCCGGATTACGACTTCAATGCAGTGTTTGCCGGCGGCCGCCTGGTCTCGCCCAAGGTTCGCGCGTTCATCGACTTCCTGGTCGCCAAGCTCAACTTCGACGCCAACTACATGATGCTGCAATGCCCGAATGCGAAGCGTCTGGCCGACATCGAGCAGGAGTATCAGCAGCGCTCGAAGGGCCACCCCAAGCTGCGGGTGGTGGAAGCACTCAGCGCCTGA
- a CDS encoding inorganic diphosphatase produces MKSKQAALCGVLLAAASIGVSAGELLHPFALPQPANAPEEVLLAVEIPAGGVIKYELGEHGELRVDRFLSMPVAYPANYGSMPQTLAGDGDPLDALVLTRFPIQPGAIVRFRPLGVLRMVDKGEADEKIVGVPVDAVDPTYAKVQTLQDLPVMEVQRIEAFFRTYKQLPSGADIQLNGWGDAAEARQVVRKALQEYQRVKPTR; encoded by the coding sequence ATGAAGAGCAAGCAGGCAGCGTTGTGCGGCGTGTTGTTGGCCGCGGCTTCCATCGGCGTGTCAGCAGGGGAGCTGCTGCATCCCTTCGCATTGCCGCAGCCTGCCAACGCGCCGGAGGAGGTGCTGCTTGCGGTGGAGATTCCCGCAGGCGGCGTGATCAAGTACGAACTAGGCGAGCATGGCGAGCTGCGGGTGGATCGCTTCCTGTCGATGCCAGTGGCCTATCCGGCCAACTACGGCTCCATGCCGCAGACCCTGGCCGGTGACGGTGACCCGTTGGATGCGCTGGTGCTGACCCGCTTCCCTATCCAGCCGGGTGCGATCGTGCGCTTCCGCCCGCTGGGTGTGCTGCGCATGGTCGACAAGGGCGAGGCCGACGAGAAGATCGTTGGCGTGCCGGTCGATGCGGTTGATCCGACCTACGCGAAAGTGCAGACCCTGCAGGATCTGCCAGTCATGGAGGTCCAGCGCATCGAGGCCTTCTTCCGTACCTACAAGCAGCTGCCGTCGGGGGCAGATATCCAGCTCAACGGCTGGGGCGATGCGGCCGAGGCCCGGCAGGTGGTACGCAAGGCATTGCAGGAGTACCAGCGGGTGAAGCCGACGCGTTGA
- a CDS encoding metallophosphoesterase, with the protein MRQRLPLVVLIAAALLGAAGAVGAAPAAEPNTQVPAGSRHYAASGFPDRIVASPAQDASTGFAVAWRTAPLAQPALLEITIAGDSPDMGQVRRVSASSQLLQTENGGSQHHRALIDGLQADTLYAYRVQGQGTWSAWQHFRTAAAPGEPLTVLYFGDTQNKNLSHVSRVMRQGWQTAPDARLTLFAGDLVSGGDGEDDNEWGEWFAAGGWLLPGMAVAPAAGNHEYFEEFEDTPQERRVLGKHWPVTFALPNNGAAATASTTYWFDYQGLRVVVLDGTSALDLGTAKAQAGWLEGVLSSSHQPWNIVVVHQPLYPLRAERDTSVLASEIRPVLQRHKVDLVLQGHDHTYGRRADEGAALPQYISSVAGPKQYRLSPEARATMKPTAEDTQLFQVLRLDDRGLRYEARTATGRLYDAFRISRSTDGGKQFEEITEGRIQQRDCPRAVSPKGRDDRCWE; encoded by the coding sequence TTGAGGCAGCGACTGCCGTTGGTCGTTCTGATTGCTGCAGCGTTGTTGGGCGCAGCTGGGGCGGTGGGGGCCGCTCCAGCTGCCGAGCCCAACACACAGGTGCCGGCGGGGAGCCGGCATTACGCGGCCAGTGGATTTCCTGATCGCATCGTCGCTTCGCCGGCGCAGGATGCCAGCACCGGCTTTGCGGTGGCTTGGCGCACCGCGCCGCTGGCACAGCCGGCCTTGCTGGAAATCACCATTGCTGGCGACTCGCCGGACATGGGACAGGTGCGGCGGGTAAGCGCCAGCAGCCAGCTGCTGCAGACCGAGAACGGCGGCAGCCAGCATCACCGTGCGCTGATCGACGGTCTGCAGGCGGACACGCTGTATGCGTATCGGGTGCAGGGGCAGGGCACCTGGAGCGCTTGGCAGCACTTCCGTACTGCCGCTGCGCCCGGTGAGCCGCTGACCGTGCTGTACTTCGGCGATACCCAGAACAAGAACCTCAGCCATGTCAGCCGCGTCATGCGACAGGGCTGGCAGACCGCACCTGATGCGCGGCTGACGCTGTTTGCGGGTGATCTGGTCAGTGGCGGTGATGGCGAAGACGACAACGAATGGGGCGAATGGTTCGCCGCCGGTGGCTGGCTGCTGCCAGGCATGGCGGTTGCGCCAGCTGCCGGCAACCACGAGTACTTCGAGGAGTTCGAGGACACGCCGCAGGAACGCCGCGTGCTGGGTAAACACTGGCCGGTGACCTTCGCATTGCCGAACAATGGTGCGGCGGCAACTGCCAGTACGACCTATTGGTTCGATTACCAGGGGTTGCGCGTGGTGGTGCTGGATGGGACCTCGGCGTTGGATCTGGGCACCGCCAAAGCCCAGGCCGGTTGGCTTGAGGGCGTGCTCAGCAGCAGTCACCAGCCCTGGAATATCGTGGTCGTGCACCAGCCGCTGTACCCATTGCGCGCCGAGCGCGACACCTCGGTGCTGGCCAGCGAGATCCGCCCGGTACTGCAGCGGCACAAGGTCGATCTGGTGCTGCAAGGCCACGATCACACCTATGGCCGTCGTGCCGATGAAGGTGCGGCACTGCCGCAGTACATTTCGTCGGTGGCCGGGCCGAAGCAGTATCGCTTGTCGCCGGAAGCACGCGCGACGATGAAGCCAACCGCCGAGGATACCCAGCTGTTCCAGGTGCTGCGCCTGGACGACAGGGGCTTGCGTTACGAGGCGCGCACGGCAACCGGCCGTCTGTATGACGCCTTCCGGATCAGCCGCAGCACCGATGGCGGCAAGCAGTTCGAGGAGATCACTGAAGGGCGCATCCAGCAGCGGGACTGCCCGCGCGCGGTGTCGCCCAAGGGGCGCGATGACCGGTGCTGGGAATAA
- a CDS encoding NHL repeat-containing protein, with protein sequence MRAALLATAVALALSACHPTPKSTTPPTAADLAEGATAVPSTLIAEAFLTPMTPADNIDSPASWRGADGQLWLIATAKATDKLVVYDGQTGKHLRDIGSTGTALGQFDRPNGIAVQGDLVFIVERDNHRVQVLQLPDFKPLGVFAGNDLRKPYGLWVNPVQGGYDVYVTDSYDDGEDAAGNDILPALERLNERVRRYHVSVAGGTVQAKLVRSIGDTSPKGALRVVESIWGDPANDRLLIAEEDETYASEFKVYNLAGDFSGETFGRGQFKAQAEGVMLRTCGDGGWWITTEQGKERSTFHLFDRKTLAPVGSFHGNTVANTDGIWNSQQVSARFPQGALYAVHDDQGVVAFDWRDIAKALSLPQDCGK encoded by the coding sequence GTGAGGGCCGCGCTGCTCGCCACCGCGGTGGCGCTGGCGCTGAGCGCCTGCCATCCAACCCCGAAATCCACCACGCCGCCGACCGCCGCTGATCTTGCCGAGGGCGCGACCGCAGTCCCGTCCACGCTGATTGCCGAAGCCTTCCTGACCCCGATGACGCCGGCCGACAACATCGATTCGCCGGCCAGCTGGCGCGGCGCCGATGGCCAGCTGTGGTTGATCGCCACTGCCAAGGCCACCGACAAGCTGGTGGTCTATGACGGCCAGACCGGCAAGCACCTGCGCGATATCGGCAGCACCGGCACCGCCCTGGGGCAGTTCGATCGCCCCAATGGCATCGCGGTGCAGGGCGATCTGGTGTTCATCGTCGAGCGCGACAACCATCGCGTGCAGGTGTTGCAGCTGCCGGATTTCAAGCCGTTGGGGGTGTTTGCGGGCAATGACCTGCGCAAGCCGTACGGCCTGTGGGTGAACCCGGTGCAGGGCGGTTACGACGTATACGTCACCGATTCCTACGACGATGGCGAGGATGCGGCGGGCAACGACATCCTGCCGGCGCTGGAGCGTTTGAACGAGCGCGTGCGTCGCTATCACGTCAGCGTTGCCGGCGGCACGGTGCAGGCCAAACTGGTGCGCAGCATCGGCGATACCTCGCCGAAGGGAGCCTTGCGCGTGGTCGAGTCGATCTGGGGAGATCCGGCCAATGACCGCCTGCTGATTGCCGAAGAAGACGAAACCTATGCCAGCGAGTTCAAGGTCTACAACCTGGCAGGTGATTTCAGTGGAGAGACCTTCGGTCGCGGCCAGTTCAAGGCGCAGGCCGAAGGCGTGATGCTGCGTACCTGTGGCGATGGCGGCTGGTGGATCACCACCGAGCAGGGCAAGGAGCGCAGTACCTTCCACCTGTTCGATCGCAAGACGCTGGCACCGGTTGGTTCGTTCCACGGCAATACCGTGGCCAATACCGACGGCATCTGGAACAGCCAGCAGGTGTCGGCACGTTTCCCGCAGGGGGCCTTGTACGCGGTGCACGACGATCAAGGCGTGGTGGCCTTCGATTGGCGTGACATCGCCAAGGCGCTGTCGTTGCCGCAGGACTGTGGCAAGTGA
- a CDS encoding TonB-dependent receptor codes for MAVTTAVACMAAAPAYAQQATADGTTTLASGAAAAIDLERIEVRAQREAQIRAVELKRDANGVQDAVASDSMGDYPDMNVAESLQRLPGVSVTRDQGEGRFVVIRGLDAALNSVSIDGIAIGTPEDSSRAAPLDVIPSESTERLRVIKSATPDMPGDAIGGAVVVESASAFDRDGRSLKGKLEGSHQELSGETSPKAAFNYSEVFGETFGVALGVNYQKRTFESDNTEVEYDNFDGGADDDLAAVEIQRRKYTIERERTGANLNFDWRPDDANRYYLRTLYSQFDDAETRQRTIFGLGDGEITALGGGRYQVDDLPADAISKRMRYRTKEENAFAVSLGGENRLSGAVLDYKVGYTKTRERVNDEMEARFDYDGDDLSATLNQNSGIPGLSLSDNGWMDNGNYAFDRVVLSPKQIDDSERSAQLNIRFDGDKASYKFGVLGRWRERDVNVDEVELRTGPAVDLSSWNGKTLDHRGGSLGQGMSSAAMRAWWAANGSKYSARSGDVAGNTMTSLEEDYVASEDILSAYAMGTWDIGALRVIGGVRVENTQFNATGNDVDVASDGKTVTVTPRTASSSYTSVLPGLHLRYDTNNDWVLRGSVNKTVARPSFGDVSPRLAVNRDDEEARIGNPNLDPYESTNLDFSFERYLGDSGIISLGLFHKSIDGYIVQTMTDSDPEYPGFEVTRSINGDKAKVFGAEFNWQQQLSFLPGAWSGLLVGASGTWLDTDFDPGIAGRENDDFNLPRASKNIYSVHIGYEWGGLSTRLAGVYRSEYLDTIGDSRAFDIYVAPHTQLDFSLDYKLSKNVSLYLEASNLLDEPLELYQGISSRTLQNEEYGRTYAIGVKVAL; via the coding sequence ATGGCGGTGACGACAGCGGTGGCCTGCATGGCAGCCGCACCTGCATATGCACAACAGGCCACGGCCGATGGCACGACCACGCTGGCCAGTGGTGCGGCCGCAGCCATCGATCTGGAACGCATCGAAGTGCGTGCGCAGCGCGAAGCGCAGATCCGTGCGGTGGAGCTCAAGCGCGACGCCAATGGCGTGCAGGATGCGGTTGCCTCCGACTCCATGGGCGACTACCCGGACATGAATGTCGCCGAGTCGCTGCAGCGCCTGCCCGGCGTCAGCGTCACCCGCGACCAGGGCGAGGGTCGCTTCGTGGTGATCCGCGGCCTGGATGCGGCCTTGAACAGCGTCAGCATCGACGGCATCGCCATCGGCACGCCGGAGGATTCCTCGCGCGCAGCGCCGTTGGACGTGATTCCGTCCGAGTCCACCGAGCGCCTGCGGGTGATCAAGTCGGCCACTCCAGACATGCCAGGCGATGCCATTGGTGGCGCGGTGGTGGTGGAATCGGCCTCGGCCTTCGACCGTGATGGCCGCTCCCTGAAGGGCAAGCTTGAAGGCAGTCACCAGGAGTTGTCCGGTGAGACCAGCCCGAAGGCTGCGTTCAACTACAGCGAAGTGTTTGGGGAAACCTTCGGTGTGGCACTGGGCGTGAACTACCAGAAGCGCACGTTTGAATCCGACAACACCGAAGTCGAATACGACAATTTCGACGGCGGCGCCGATGATGATCTGGCAGCGGTGGAGATCCAGCGCCGCAAGTACACCATCGAGCGTGAGCGCACCGGCGCCAACCTGAATTTCGATTGGCGGCCCGATGATGCCAACCGCTATTACCTGCGCACGCTGTACAGCCAGTTCGACGATGCCGAAACCCGCCAGCGCACGATCTTCGGCCTCGGCGACGGTGAAATCACTGCCCTTGGTGGCGGCCGCTACCAGGTGGACGATCTGCCGGCCGATGCCATCAGCAAGCGCATGCGCTATCGCACCAAGGAGGAGAACGCCTTTGCGGTCAGCCTGGGCGGTGAGAACAGGTTGAGCGGCGCGGTGCTGGACTACAAGGTGGGCTATACCAAGACCCGCGAGCGCGTGAATGACGAAATGGAAGCGCGCTTCGATTACGACGGCGACGACCTGTCTGCCACGCTCAACCAGAACAGCGGCATTCCCGGCCTGAGCCTGAGCGACAACGGCTGGATGGACAACGGCAACTATGCGTTTGACCGCGTGGTGCTGTCGCCCAAGCAGATCGACGACAGCGAGCGCAGCGCGCAGCTCAATATCCGCTTCGACGGCGACAAGGCCAGCTACAAGTTCGGCGTGCTGGGTCGCTGGCGCGAGCGCGATGTGAATGTGGACGAGGTCGAGCTGCGCACAGGCCCGGCCGTTGACCTGAGCAGCTGGAATGGCAAGACCCTGGATCACCGTGGCGGCAGCCTCGGCCAGGGCATGAGCTCGGCGGCGATGCGTGCCTGGTGGGCGGCCAATGGCAGCAAGTACAGCGCCAGGTCGGGCGATGTCGCCGGCAACACGATGACTTCGCTGGAAGAAGACTATGTAGCCAGTGAGGACATCCTGTCGGCCTATGCGATGGGTACCTGGGATATCGGCGCACTGCGCGTGATCGGTGGTGTGCGCGTGGAGAACACGCAGTTCAATGCCACCGGCAACGACGTCGATGTCGCCAGCGACGGCAAGACCGTCACGGTGACGCCGCGCACGGCCAGCAGCAGCTATACCAGTGTGCTGCCAGGCCTGCACCTGCGTTACGACACCAACAACGACTGGGTGTTGCGTGGCTCGGTCAACAAGACCGTGGCACGTCCGTCGTTCGGCGATGTCTCGCCGCGCCTGGCAGTCAACCGCGATGATGAAGAAGCGCGTATCGGCAATCCGAACCTGGATCCGTACGAGTCCACCAATCTTGATTTCTCGTTCGAGCGTTACCTGGGCGATAGCGGCATCATTTCGCTGGGCCTGTTCCACAAGTCCATCGATGGCTACATCGTGCAGACCATGACCGACAGCGATCCGGAATATCCGGGCTTCGAGGTCACCCGTTCCATCAACGGCGACAAGGCCAAGGTGTTTGGCGCCGAGTTCAATTGGCAGCAGCAGCTGAGCTTCCTGCCGGGTGCATGGTCGGGCTTGTTGGTCGGTGCCAGCGGCACCTGGCTGGATACCGATTTTGACCCGGGTATCGCTGGACGCGAGAACGATGACTTCAACCTGCCGCGTGCCTCCAAGAACATCTATAGCGTACACATCGGATACGAGTGGGGTGGGCTCAGCACGCGTCTGGCTGGCGTCTATCGCAGCGAGTACCTGGACACCATCGGTGACAGCCGTGCCTTTGATATCTATGTCGCGCCGCACACCCAGCTCGACTTCAGCCTCGACTACAAGCTGAGCAAGAACGTGAGTCTGTACCTGGAAGCCTCCAACCTGCTGGACGAGCCGCTGGAGCTTTACCAGGGAATCTCCTCGCGCACCCTGCAGAACGAGGAATACGGCCGTACCTACGCGATCGGCGTGAAGGTGGCACTGTGA
- the upp gene encoding uracil phosphoribosyltransferase has product MKIVEVRHPLVQHKIGLLRDASMSTKDFREVVNELGTLLAYEATANLETESHTMAGWAGPVQVQRIAGAKITVVPILRAGLGMLTGVLSLIPAARVSVVGLQRDEETLQPVPYFERLTGRLEERDALILDPMLATGGTLIATIDMLKRAGARRIKGIFLVAAPEGLKALEAVHPDVEIYTAAIDERLNEKGYIMPGLGDAGDRIFGTRIG; this is encoded by the coding sequence ATGAAAATCGTCGAAGTCCGCCACCCGTTGGTCCAGCACAAGATCGGCCTACTCCGCGATGCATCCATGAGCACCAAGGATTTCCGCGAGGTCGTCAACGAGCTCGGCACCCTGCTGGCCTACGAGGCCACCGCCAATCTTGAAACCGAGAGCCACACCATGGCGGGTTGGGCCGGTCCGGTACAGGTGCAGCGCATCGCCGGTGCCAAGATCACCGTGGTACCGATCCTGCGCGCCGGCCTGGGCATGCTGACCGGTGTGCTGTCACTGATTCCGGCCGCACGCGTCAGCGTTGTCGGCCTGCAGCGCGACGAGGAAACCCTGCAGCCCGTGCCCTACTTCGAGCGCCTGACCGGCCGCCTGGAAGAACGCGATGCGCTGATCCTCGATCCGATGCTGGCCACCGGCGGCACCTTGATCGCCACCATCGACATGCTCAAGCGGGCAGGCGCACGCCGCATCAAGGGCATTTTCCTGGTCGCCGCACCGGAAGGCCTGAAGGCACTGGAAGCCGTGCATCCGGACGTGGAGATCTACACCGCCGCCATCGACGAGCGCCTCAACGAGAAGGGTTACATCATGCCGGGCCTGGGCGATGCCGGTGATCGCATCTTTGGCACCCGTATCGGCTGA
- a CDS encoding g-type lysozyme inhibitor, which yields MKRAITLVLAAAFAISTPAAFAADKVTQTPVQFAKGMSSYSTSHSLLGYDSVNYTLDAKAEQSMRVSLSGSSNVGFNIYAPGDIPGVATALGSGSLGQDWNGILPASGTYTVQVYQVRAVARRGAQAAYAITFAVH from the coding sequence ATGAAACGCGCCATCACTTTGGTTCTGGCCGCGGCGTTTGCAATCAGCACGCCGGCCGCCTTTGCCGCCGACAAGGTCACCCAGACTCCCGTGCAGTTCGCAAAGGGCATGAGCAGCTACAGCACCAGCCATAGCCTGCTTGGCTACGACAGCGTGAACTACACGCTGGATGCCAAGGCCGAGCAATCCATGCGGGTAAGCCTGAGCGGCAGCAGCAATGTCGGCTTCAACATCTATGCCCCTGGGGATATTCCCGGCGTTGCCACCGCTCTCGGCAGTGGCAGCTTGGGACAGGACTGGAACGGCATATTGCCTGCCTCCGGGACCTACACCGTGCAGGTGTACCAAGTGCGTGCGGTCGCCCGGCGCGGTGCGCAGGCGGCCTATGCCATTACCTTCGCGGTTCATTGA